Proteins from a genomic interval of Bacteroidota bacterium:
- a CDS encoding 6-carboxytetrahydropterin synthase, translating to MIFITRRERFNAAHRLFRQDYTDEKNLEVFGKCSNPNWHGHNYVLYVTVKGEVNQETGFLINLKELSKVINKFIIDNVDHKNINLEVDFMKGKLASTENLAISIWDELDVPLQRLNAKLHSIKIYESENNIVEYLGPTK from the coding sequence ATGATCTTCATCACCAGACGAGAACGATTTAATGCTGCTCATCGACTATTTAGGCAGGATTACACGGATGAGAAAAACCTTGAAGTCTTTGGAAAGTGTTCAAACCCCAATTGGCATGGACATAATTACGTACTGTATGTCACTGTCAAAGGTGAAGTAAATCAAGAAACGGGTTTTTTGATTAATTTGAAAGAATTGAGTAAAGTGATCAATAAATTTATAATTGATAACGTAGATCACAAAAACATTAATCTTGAAGTTGATTTTATGAAAGGCAAACTTGCATCAACTGAAAATTTGGCCATTTCAATTTGGGATGAATTGGATGTGCCTTTACAAAGATTAAATGCAAAGCTGCATTCAATAAAAATTTACGAATCTGAAAATAATATTGTTGAATATCTGGGGCCAACCAAATAA
- a CDS encoding Bax inhibitor-1/YccA family protein — MNLENNTYETANQTYKVGAVASTFIANVFSWMFLALAVTAVTSYFFASNTSLIGSMINMETGRMNMFGWIVTLSPFAFVMIITFGLQRLSFSTLSFLFIVFSILMGMSLSFILLVYTASSVFLTFIVTSATFGVMAFLGYTTKTDLTKFGSLMMMGLFGIIIASIANFFMHSSTLDYMISFIGVLVFTGLTAYDVQKLKRIGNGQVYGALSKSKLVILGALNLYLDFINLFLFLLRFLGNRK, encoded by the coding sequence ATGAACTTAGAAAATAATACTTACGAAACAGCAAATCAGACTTATAAAGTGGGTGCTGTCGCATCTACATTTATTGCAAATGTATTTTCATGGATGTTTTTGGCATTAGCCGTAACAGCCGTTACTTCTTACTTTTTTGCATCAAACACGAGCTTGATCGGTAGCATGATTAATATGGAAACGGGAAGGATGAATATGTTTGGGTGGATTGTCACTTTGTCACCTTTCGCTTTTGTCATGATTATTACTTTTGGATTGCAGCGACTTTCTTTTAGTACCTTGTCATTCCTTTTTATCGTATTTTCAATATTGATGGGAATGAGTTTGAGCTTTATTCTTTTGGTTTATACAGCAAGCTCGGTTTTCCTTACATTTATTGTAACCTCGGCAACTTTTGGAGTAATGGCTTTTCTGGGTTATACAACTAAAACTGATTTAACCAAATTCGGATCCTTGATGATGATGGGTTTATTTGGGATCATTATTGCCAGTATTGCTAATTTCTTTATGCATAGCAGCACACTCGATTACATGATTAGCTTTATTGGTGTATTGGTGTTTACAGGGCTTACAGCCTATGATGTGCAAAAATTAAAACGCATTGGAAATGGACAGGTTTATGGGGCATTATCCAAAAGCAAGCTTGTTATTTTAGGCGCATTAAATCTATATCTTGATTTTATTAATTTATTCCTATTTTTGCTTCGCTTTTTAGGTAACCGAAAATAA
- the fabD gene encoding ACP S-malonyltransferase, with protein MKAFVFPGQGAQFVGMGKDLYDKSVLAKSLFEKANDILKFRITDLMFNGSDEDLKQTKVTQPAIFLHSVILATTMGEDFKPDMVAGHSLGEFSALVANKTLSFEDGLKLVYARAMAMQKACEAEPSTMAAIIGLEDAIVEEILSKIHEVVVPANYNCPGQLVISGSHEGINIACERLKEAGAKRAIVLNVGGAFHSPLMEPARAELASAINGTKFNTGICPIYQNVTGQSVAQPEIIKTNLISQLTAPVRWTQIMKNILADGAKTIVEVGPGTVLQGLFKKIDKNINTYSA; from the coding sequence ATGAAAGCGTTTGTATTCCCCGGACAGGGAGCTCAGTTTGTTGGAATGGGAAAAGATTTGTATGATAAATCCGTGCTCGCCAAATCCCTTTTTGAAAAGGCCAACGACATATTAAAGTTTCGAATTACTGATTTAATGTTTAATGGCTCTGATGAGGATTTGAAACAGACAAAAGTAACTCAGCCCGCGATTTTTCTGCATTCGGTCATTCTGGCGACAACAATGGGTGAAGATTTTAAACCTGATATGGTTGCGGGTCATTCACTTGGAGAGTTCTCTGCATTGGTTGCAAACAAAACTTTATCATTTGAAGATGGATTAAAACTCGTGTATGCCAGGGCAATGGCTATGCAAAAAGCCTGTGAAGCTGAACCCTCTACAATGGCAGCCATCATTGGTCTGGAAGATGCAATTGTTGAAGAAATATTATCGAAAATTCATGAAGTGGTAGTTCCGGCTAATTATAATTGCCCGGGTCAACTTGTTATTTCCGGTTCTCATGAAGGTATCAATATAGCTTGTGAGCGATTGAAAGAAGCAGGTGCTAAAAGAGCAATCGTATTAAATGTAGGTGGGGCATTTCATTCTCCTTTAATGGAACCGGCCAGGGCAGAATTAGCTTCTGCTATAAACGGAACGAAATTTAATACAGGCATTTGTCCTATTTATCAAAATGTAACCGGACAATCAGTAGCTCAGCCAGAAATTATAAAAACGAATCTGATTTCTCAATTAACTGCGCCGGTTAGATGGACTCAGATTATGAAAAACATACTGGCAGATGGTGCGAAAACTATTGTAGAAGTTGGCCCCGGAACTGTATTACAGGGCCTCTTTAAAAAAATAGATAAGAATATTAATACATATAGCGCATAA
- the folE gene encoding GTP cyclohydrolase I FolE yields the protein MEDNEEILGYEKVEKHDPKVIEELATYYKRILSLIGENPDREGLLDTPVRVAKAIQFLTQGYDHDPVEILRSAKFKEDYREMVIVKDIEIYSLCEHHMIPFIGKAHVAYIPNGYITGLSKIARVVEAYARRLQVQERLTTQIKNAINDTLHPLGVAVVIEARHLCMAMRGVQKQNSVTTTSDFIGAFENEKTRAEFIHLIGSKLH from the coding sequence ATGGAAGACAACGAAGAAATATTAGGGTACGAAAAGGTGGAAAAACACGATCCAAAAGTTATTGAGGAATTAGCAACTTATTATAAGAGGATATTAAGTTTAATTGGTGAAAATCCTGATAGGGAAGGATTGCTGGATACTCCTGTAAGAGTTGCAAAAGCGATACAATTTCTAACACAAGGCTATGATCATGATCCTGTTGAAATATTAAGATCAGCTAAATTTAAAGAGGATTATCGGGAAATGGTTATCGTTAAGGACATAGAAATATATTCGCTTTGCGAACATCATATGATTCCGTTTATCGGAAAAGCGCATGTAGCATATATCCCTAATGGATATATTACCGGTTTAAGTAAAATTGCCCGGGTAGTCGAGGCATACGCAAGAAGACTGCAGGTACAGGAAAGGCTTACGACCCAAATTAAGAATGCCATTAATGATACTTTACATCCCTTGGGTGTGGCAGTTGTTATTGAGGCACGACATTTGTGTATGGCGATGAGAGGCGTTCAAAAGCAGAATTCTGTCACGACAACCTCTGATTTTATTGGCGCGTTTGAAAATGAAAAAACCCGCGCCGAATTTATTCACTTAATAGGATCTAAACTGCATTAG